A genomic stretch from Calidithermus timidus DSM 17022 includes:
- a CDS encoding DNA-methyltransferase: MKRIVQAECLSYTQTLPDASFPLIYLDPPFNTGKPQKRNRMRVVQDENGSRSGFGGKRYRSEVLESPAYPDSFEDFLGFLEPRLREAYRLLTPTGSLFVHLDYREVHYVKVLLDGIFGRKHFINEIIWAYDYGGRPRNRWPAKHDTILWYARDPEAYTFNREAIDRIPYMTPRMVGPEKAARGKTPTDVWWQTIVPTGGREKTGYPTQKPLKLLERIVRVHSNPGEVVLDFFAGSGTTGEAAARQGRGFVLVDQNPDALEVMRRRLAPYDPEIINFDAPPASLQARRA; encoded by the coding sequence ATGAAGCGCATCGTCCAGGCGGAGTGCCTGAGCTATACCCAAACGCTCCCGGACGCATCTTTCCCCCTGATCTACCTGGACCCGCCCTTCAACACCGGCAAACCCCAAAAGCGCAACCGCATGCGGGTGGTACAGGATGAAAACGGCTCGCGCAGTGGCTTTGGTGGCAAGAGGTATCGCAGTGAAGTGCTGGAGTCTCCAGCCTATCCCGATTCCTTCGAGGACTTCCTGGGCTTCCTCGAGCCCCGCTTGCGCGAGGCCTACCGCCTGCTCACCCCCACCGGTTCGCTCTTCGTCCACCTCGACTACCGCGAGGTCCACTACGTCAAGGTGCTCCTGGACGGTATCTTTGGCCGCAAGCACTTCATCAACGAGATCATCTGGGCCTACGACTACGGAGGCCGCCCGCGCAACCGCTGGCCCGCCAAACACGACACGATCCTCTGGTATGCCAGAGACCCCGAGGCCTACACTTTCAACCGCGAGGCCATCGACCGCATCCCTTACATGACCCCCAGGATGGTCGGTCCGGAGAAGGCGGCCAGGGGTAAAACCCCTACCGACGTGTGGTGGCAGACCATCGTCCCCACGGGCGGCAGGGAGAAGACCGGTTACCCCACGCAGAAACCGCTCAAGCTGCTCGAGCGCATCGTCAGGGTTCACTCCAACCCCGGCGAGGTCGTGCTCGACTTCTTCGCGGGATCGGGAACCACCGGTGAGGCCGCCGCACGGCAGGGGCGGGGCTTCGTGCTGGTGGACCAGAACCCCGATGCCCTCGAGGTCATGCGGCGTAGACTCGCTCCCTACGACCCTGAGATAATCAACTTCGATGCGCCCCCCGCTTCACTTCAAGCTCGGCGAGCTTGA
- a CDS encoding MBL fold metallo-hydrolase yields the protein MRPPLHFKLGELELFVLNDGDIWLDGGSTFGVVPRVIWSQLTEPDEQNRIRLSMNPLLVRIAGQWVLIETGIDRKPGPKHRELYRLGDENPVLAQLASLGVWPEDIAWVINTHLHFDHAGLNTRLEGGRLLPTFPKARYVVQKQELEDATHPHERSRASYLPENIEPVLEADLFEVVEGEAELLGGLRLIPVPGHTLGMQAVELESEGQRLAFTADLVPTLMQTPLPYIMAFDLYPMTTLETRKKMYVRWLEGDYLLCFTHEPGYPLGRLIQTERGYRAEPAPGGEAIGLVL from the coding sequence ATGCGCCCCCCGCTTCACTTCAAGCTCGGCGAGCTTGAGCTGTTCGTGCTCAACGACGGGGATATCTGGCTCGACGGGGGCTCCACCTTCGGGGTGGTCCCCCGCGTCATCTGGAGCCAGCTCACCGAGCCCGACGAGCAAAACCGCATCCGCCTGAGCATGAACCCCCTTCTGGTGCGGATTGCCGGGCAGTGGGTACTTATCGAGACCGGCATCGACCGCAAGCCCGGTCCTAAGCACCGTGAGCTCTATAGGCTCGGCGACGAAAACCCGGTGCTTGCCCAGCTCGCCTCGCTCGGCGTCTGGCCCGAGGACATCGCCTGGGTGATCAACACCCACCTGCACTTCGATCACGCCGGGCTCAACACCCGCCTGGAGGGGGGAAGATTGCTCCCTACCTTTCCTAAAGCCCGCTACGTTGTGCAGAAACAGGAGCTAGAGGACGCCACCCATCCTCATGAGCGCAGCCGCGCCAGCTACCTACCCGAGAACATCGAGCCCGTGCTCGAGGCGGACCTCTTCGAGGTCGTGGAAGGGGAGGCCGAGCTGTTGGGGGGCCTGCGTCTGATCCCGGTCCCCGGCCACACCCTGGGCATGCAGGCGGTCGAACTCGAGTCCGAGGGCCAGCGGCTGGCCTTCACCGCTGACCTGGTCCCCACCCTCATGCAGACCCCGCTGCCCTACATCATGGCCTTCGACCTGTACCCCATGACCACGCTGGAGACCCGCAAGAAGATGTATGTGCGCTGGCTCGAGGGCGATTACCTATTGTGCTTCACCCACGAGCCGGGTTACCCGTTGGGGAGATTGATCCAAACCGAGAGGGGCTACCGGGCAGAACCCGCTCCGGGAGGGGAGGCAATCGGGCTAGTTTTGTGA
- the paaZ gene encoding phenylacetic acid degradation bifunctional protein PaaZ, whose product MQLSSYAAGSWFKASDGGILVTDAVYGEPVATVSSTGLDFGAMVRYAREVGGPNLRRYTFHERAAMLRALAQYLMERKESFYELSFKTGATRRDGWVDIEGGIGTFFSYSSLARRELPNEKFLVEDDVQQISKAGTFLGRHILVPREGVAVHINAFNFPVWGMLEKLAPGLIAGVPAIVKPATQTAYLTEAVFRAMIESGILPEGAIQLICGSTGDLLNHLSEQDLVTFTGSASTGRKLKTHPNLVAHSVPFNLEADSLNCSILGATVEPGDPEFDLFVREVTNEMVVKAGQKCTAIRRVIVPAEKVEAVIEALKERLSRITIGDPSREDVRMGPLVSTAQREEVKERVGELSRSCEVVLEAPLELLGGDPEKGGFLSPRLLYCDQPLKAREPHEVEAFGPVATLLPYRNLDEAIQLAKMGRGSLAGSIVTHDRDEARTLFFGCASSHGRLLILNRENAKENTGHGSPLPQLIHGGPGRAGAGEEMGGVRGIKHFMQRSAIQADPTTLSFISREYVRGAETKSDGVHPFRKYFEDLQIGESFLTHRRTVTEADIVNFANVSGDYFYAHVDELGAKDSIFGKRVAHGYFLISAAAGLFVSPAPGPVLANYGLEKLRFIEPVGIGDTIQARLTVKSKTKKDPKPGERPTGVVTWAVEITNQEGKTVALYDILTLVERRGESSARA is encoded by the coding sequence ATGCAACTCAGCAGTTACGCCGCAGGAAGCTGGTTTAAGGCCAGCGACGGTGGAATTCTGGTCACAGACGCGGTCTACGGAGAGCCCGTCGCTACGGTCAGCAGCACGGGGCTGGACTTCGGGGCGATGGTGCGCTATGCCCGCGAGGTGGGTGGGCCTAACCTGCGCCGCTATACCTTTCACGAGCGGGCCGCCATGTTGCGGGCGCTGGCGCAGTACCTCATGGAGCGCAAGGAGAGCTTTTACGAGCTTTCCTTCAAGACCGGTGCCACCCGACGCGACGGCTGGGTGGACATCGAGGGTGGGATCGGGACCTTCTTCTCCTACTCCAGCCTGGCCCGGCGCGAATTGCCCAACGAGAAGTTCCTGGTCGAGGACGACGTGCAGCAGATCTCCAAGGCCGGGACCTTCCTGGGGCGACACATCCTGGTGCCCCGCGAGGGCGTGGCAGTGCACATCAACGCCTTCAACTTTCCCGTGTGGGGGATGCTCGAGAAGCTGGCCCCCGGCCTCATCGCCGGGGTTCCGGCCATCGTCAAGCCCGCCACCCAGACCGCCTACCTCACCGAAGCCGTTTTCCGGGCCATGATCGAGTCGGGGATTTTACCCGAGGGGGCCATCCAGCTCATCTGCGGCAGCACCGGCGATCTGCTGAACCACCTCAGCGAGCAGGACCTGGTGACCTTCACCGGCTCAGCCTCCACCGGACGCAAGCTCAAGACCCACCCCAACCTGGTAGCCCACTCGGTGCCCTTCAACCTCGAGGCCGACAGCCTCAACTGCTCGATCCTGGGGGCTACGGTGGAGCCCGGCGACCCCGAGTTCGACCTCTTCGTGCGCGAGGTGACCAACGAGATGGTCGTCAAGGCCGGGCAGAAGTGCACGGCCATCCGGCGGGTAATCGTGCCCGCCGAAAAGGTGGAGGCGGTGATCGAGGCCCTCAAAGAGCGCCTGAGCAGGATTACCATCGGCGACCCCAGCCGCGAGGATGTGCGGATGGGCCCGCTGGTGAGCACCGCCCAGCGCGAGGAGGTCAAAGAGCGCGTGGGCGAGCTCTCCCGCAGCTGCGAGGTGGTGCTCGAAGCCCCCCTCGAGCTCCTGGGCGGCGACCCCGAGAAGGGCGGCTTCCTCAGCCCGCGGCTGTTGTACTGCGACCAGCCACTAAAGGCCCGCGAGCCCCACGAGGTCGAGGCCTTCGGCCCAGTAGCCACGCTGCTCCCCTACCGCAACCTCGACGAGGCCATCCAGCTCGCCAAGATGGGCCGGGGCAGCCTCGCCGGCTCCATCGTCACCCACGACCGCGACGAGGCCCGCACGCTCTTCTTCGGCTGCGCCAGCTCGCACGGGCGCCTCCTGATCCTCAACCGCGAGAACGCCAAGGAGAACACCGGCCACGGCTCCCCCCTGCCCCAGCTCATCCACGGCGGGCCGGGGCGGGCCGGGGCGGGCGAGGAGATGGGCGGGGTGCGGGGCATCAAGCACTTCATGCAGCGCAGCGCCATCCAGGCCGACCCCACCACCCTGAGCTTCATCTCCCGCGAGTACGTGCGCGGGGCCGAGACCAAAAGCGACGGCGTGCACCCCTTCCGCAAGTACTTCGAGGACCTCCAGATCGGCGAGAGCTTCCTCACCCACCGCCGCACCGTCACCGAGGCCGATATCGTCAACTTCGCCAACGTCAGCGGCGACTACTTCTACGCCCACGTGGACGAGCTCGGGGCCAAGGATTCCATCTTCGGCAAGCGCGTAGCCCACGGCTATTTCCTGATCTCGGCGGCTGCTGGGCTCTTCGTGAGCCCGGCCCCGGGGCCGGTGCTGGCGAACTACGGGCTCGAGAAGCTGCGCTTCATCGAGCCGGTGGGCATCGGCGACACCATCCAGGCCCGTCTGACGGTAAAGAGCAAGACCAAGAAGGACCCCAAGCCCGGCGAGCGCCCGACGGGGGTGGTGACCTGGGCGGTGGAGATCACCAACCAAGAGGGCAAGACCGTGGCACTGTACGACATCCTGACGCTGGTGGAGCGTAGGGGGGAATCCTCAGCGCGAGCCTAG
- the trxA gene encoding thioredoxin, giving the protein MVTCPSCGAKNRLGTPPAGRVPVCGACKKPLPWLVEAGEGGLTPELQAGVPVLVDFWAQWCGPCRMMAPVLEEIAREQAGRLKVVKLNVDQHPLPASAYQVHSIPTLILFKNGQPAERIVGAVPKAALLARLAPHLQKN; this is encoded by the coding sequence GTGGTGACCTGCCCTTCCTGCGGGGCTAAGAACCGCCTGGGCACCCCACCCGCCGGCCGGGTGCCGGTTTGCGGGGCCTGCAAGAAGCCCCTGCCCTGGCTGGTGGAGGCCGGCGAGGGCGGCCTCACGCCCGAACTCCAGGCCGGCGTGCCGGTGTTGGTGGACTTCTGGGCCCAGTGGTGTGGCCCCTGCCGTATGATGGCCCCGGTACTCGAGGAAATTGCCCGCGAGCAGGCCGGGCGGCTCAAGGTGGTGAAGCTGAACGTGGACCAGCATCCCCTCCCAGCCAGCGCTTATCAGGTACACAGCATCCCCACCCTGATCCTCTTCAAAAACGGCCAGCCCGCCGAGCGCATTGTCGGAGCCGTGCCCAAAGCGGCCCTCCTGGCCCGACTGGCTCCCCATCTACAGAAGAACTGA
- a CDS encoding Hsp20/alpha crystallin family protein, with amino-acid sequence MLERIWPFTRRSKFRKALDEALEKAFEGADFEPSSELVEEEGRYLLRTELPGLDKKDVQVYLEGPFLIIEAERKEEQRKRHLSEIYYGRIYRSIPLPADARLEGIQARLRRGVLEVEIPRAPSPGPARRSIAIEG; translated from the coding sequence ATGCTAGAGCGCATCTGGCCTTTTACGCGGCGTAGCAAATTTCGCAAGGCCCTGGACGAGGCTTTGGAGAAAGCCTTTGAAGGAGCGGACTTCGAGCCCAGCAGCGAGCTGGTAGAAGAAGAGGGGCGTTACCTGCTGCGCACCGAATTGCCGGGCCTGGACAAGAAGGATGTCCAGGTGTATCTCGAGGGGCCTTTCCTCATCATTGAGGCCGAGCGCAAGGAGGAGCAGCGTAAGCGCCACCTATCCGAGATCTACTATGGCCGCATTTACCGCTCCATTCCCCTGCCCGCCGACGCCCGACTCGAGGGGATCCAGGCCCGCTTGAGGCGGGGAGTGCTGGAGGTGGAAATCCCCCGTGCTCCCAGCCCTGGCCCAGCCCGGCGCTCCATCGCCATCGAGGGCTGA
- a CDS encoding phosphate-starvation-inducible PsiE family protein: protein MQKGLQQSVLRGFRFTIQLIFNLAILALLLGLLIGVGRTLLELGLTLSEPSVRLGLKDLVTNVLSLVVMLELVRAFVEYFEYERIRLEVLLEVGVAFVLREMLLGLFGGDIQGTEVLLWSSGLLALVAARALATQQWGGGKDARSR, encoded by the coding sequence ATGCAAAAGGGTCTCCAGCAGAGCGTCCTCCGGGGGTTTCGCTTCACCATACAGCTCATCTTCAACTTGGCGATCCTGGCCTTGCTGCTGGGGCTTTTGATCGGGGTTGGGCGAACGCTGCTCGAGCTGGGCCTGACCCTCTCCGAGCCCAGCGTGCGCCTGGGTTTGAAAGACTTGGTCACCAACGTGCTCTCGCTGGTGGTGATGCTGGAGCTGGTACGGGCTTTCGTGGAGTACTTCGAGTACGAGCGCATCCGGCTGGAGGTGCTCTTGGAGGTGGGGGTGGCCTTTGTGCTGCGGGAGATGCTGCTGGGCCTGTTCGGCGGCGACATTCAGGGCACGGAAGTACTGCTTTGGAGCAGTGGCTTGCTGGCTTTGGTGGCAGCCCGCGCCCTGGCCACCCAGCAGTGGGGAGGGGGCAAGGATGCGCGTTCGCGTTGA
- a CDS encoding SDH family Clp fold serine proteinase: MDIFFQLFWLFFILSTLTPYFNQQMLLLGRARKITELERKRKSRVITLIHRQEGFSFLGIPFARYIDIDDSEQVLRAIRLTDPQLPIDLVLHTPGGLVLAAEQIAEALLKHPAKVTVFVPHYAMSGGTLIALAADEIVMDDNAVLGPVDPQLGQYPAASVLKVLEHKPISEIDDQTLILADVARKALLQVKATVKGLLQKHLEETRAEEVAQILSQGTWTHDYPISVEEARSLGLKVSTEMPLEVYALMEMYPQPRGGKPSVQYVPLPYEREPQPSGPRRQR, from the coding sequence ATGGACATCTTTTTCCAGTTGTTCTGGCTATTCTTCATCCTCTCCACCCTGACCCCCTACTTCAACCAGCAAATGCTCCTGCTCGGTCGCGCGCGCAAGATCACCGAACTCGAGCGCAAGCGTAAGAGCCGGGTTATCACCCTGATCCACCGCCAGGAGGGTTTTTCCTTCTTAGGCATCCCCTTCGCCCGCTACATCGACATCGACGACTCCGAGCAGGTCTTGCGGGCCATCCGCCTCACCGACCCCCAGCTGCCCATCGACCTGGTGCTGCACACCCCCGGCGGGTTGGTGCTGGCTGCCGAGCAGATCGCCGAGGCCCTCTTGAAGCACCCCGCCAAGGTCACGGTCTTCGTGCCCCACTACGCCATGTCCGGCGGCACGCTCATCGCCCTAGCCGCCGACGAGATCGTCATGGACGATAACGCGGTGTTGGGGCCGGTGGATCCTCAATTGGGCCAGTACCCTGCGGCTTCGGTGCTGAAGGTACTCGAGCACAAACCCATTAGCGAGATCGACGACCAAACCCTGATCCTGGCCGACGTGGCTCGCAAAGCCCTGCTTCAGGTCAAGGCCACGGTCAAGGGCTTGCTGCAAAAGCACCTCGAGGAAACCCGGGCCGAGGAGGTGGCCCAGATTCTCTCCCAAGGCACCTGGACCCACGACTACCCCATCAGCGTGGAGGAAGCCCGTTCGCTGGGGCTCAAAGTCTCCACCGAGATGCCCTTGGAGGTCTATGCCCTCATGGAGATGTATCCCCAGCCCAGAGGGGGCAAGCCCAGCGTGCAGTACGTGCCCCTGCCCTACGAGCGCGAACCCCAGCCCTCCGGCCCCCGGCGCCAGAGATAG
- a CDS encoding glycerol-3-phosphate acyltransferase, with the protein MDGLLLVLAYLIGSLNLAIVVGRLKHLDIRQWDIAGASGVFRQFGPMWGIGVGLADIGRGMLAALLAQAASPEVRPWMGAALTTGHIWPVFFGFRGGGGLAPAFGYVLYLLPGPALIGLVLALAIGALHKLTHERLWPQVGWLPFGAIFGFAYVLALTWGEPDFAQLSLPLAPLAIRALLVLSGRWWG; encoded by the coding sequence ATGGATGGGCTTTTGCTGGTGCTGGCTTACCTCATCGGCTCGCTGAATCTGGCTATCGTGGTCGGTCGGCTCAAGCACCTCGACATTCGCCAGTGGGACATCGCCGGAGCTTCTGGAGTTTTTCGCCAATTTGGGCCGATGTGGGGAATCGGGGTGGGTTTGGCCGACATTGGCCGAGGGATGTTGGCCGCCCTGCTGGCGCAAGCGGCAAGCCCAGAGGTGCGGCCTTGGATGGGGGCGGCCTTGACTACGGGCCACATCTGGCCGGTGTTCTTCGGCTTTCGTGGCGGGGGCGGCCTGGCTCCGGCCTTCGGCTACGTGCTCTACCTGCTGCCCGGCCCGGCCCTGATTGGTCTGGTATTGGCCCTGGCGATTGGAGCCCTGCACAAGCTCACCCACGAACGCCTTTGGCCCCAGGTAGGCTGGTTGCCCTTCGGTGCCATCTTCGGCTTCGCATACGTGCTTGCGCTGACCTGGGGAGAGCCCGACTTCGCACAGCTATCGCTGCCCCTCGCTCCTCTGGCCATCCGTGCGCTGCTGGTGCTGAGTGGGCGCTGGTGGGGGTAA
- the asnS gene encoding asparagine--tRNA ligase codes for MQRVFIEEISKREGQEALIRGWVTGRRSKGKIHFLTLRDGTGFIQATVFKGELPDEQFEQADHLPQEAAVEVGGLVRSDPRAPGGFELSVRSLKVISLPSKEYPITPKEHGVDFLMDHRHLHLRHRRAWAVLRVRDELERAIHDFFHARGFIRLDAPILTPNAVEGTTDLFEVDLFDGEKAYLSQSGQLYAEAGAMAFGKVYTFGPTFRAERSKTRRHLLEFWMIEPEVAFMTHEENMQLQEELVAYLVGRVLEEKKLELQMLERDTTALQATAQGNYPRIHYTQAVEMVNQIAREQPEQGLTPMQWGDDFGAPHEAALTSRFDRPIFVEKYPAAVKAFYMQPDDEDPRLVKNADMLAPEGVGEIIGGSQRIHDPELLRQKIREHGLPEEVFDWYMDLRLFGTVPHSGFGIGLERTVRWICGIEHIREAIPFPRMYTRMRP; via the coding sequence ATGCAACGCGTCTTCATCGAGGAAATCAGCAAGCGCGAAGGACAGGAGGCCCTGATCCGCGGCTGGGTCACGGGCCGCCGTAGCAAGGGCAAGATCCACTTCCTCACCCTGCGCGACGGGACCGGCTTCATCCAGGCTACCGTGTTCAAGGGCGAACTCCCCGACGAGCAGTTCGAGCAAGCCGACCACCTGCCCCAGGAGGCCGCCGTCGAGGTGGGGGGGCTGGTGCGCTCCGACCCTCGCGCTCCGGGCGGCTTCGAGCTTTCGGTCAGGAGCCTGAAGGTCATCAGCCTGCCCAGCAAGGAATACCCCATTACTCCCAAAGAGCACGGCGTGGACTTTTTGATGGATCACCGCCACCTGCACCTGCGCCACCGCAGGGCCTGGGCAGTACTGCGGGTGCGCGACGAGCTCGAGCGGGCCATCCACGACTTCTTCCACGCACGGGGCTTCATTCGCCTCGACGCCCCCATCCTCACGCCCAACGCCGTCGAAGGCACCACCGACCTCTTCGAAGTGGACCTCTTCGACGGGGAAAAGGCCTATCTCTCGCAATCGGGCCAGCTCTACGCCGAGGCCGGGGCCATGGCCTTCGGCAAGGTCTACACCTTCGGCCCCACCTTCCGCGCCGAGCGCAGCAAGACCCGCCGCCACCTGCTGGAGTTCTGGATGATCGAGCCCGAAGTAGCCTTCATGACCCACGAGGAGAACATGCAGCTGCAGGAGGAGCTGGTGGCCTATTTGGTGGGGCGGGTGCTGGAGGAGAAGAAGCTCGAGCTACAAATGCTCGAGCGCGATACCACCGCGCTACAGGCCACCGCGCAGGGCAACTACCCCCGCATCCACTACACCCAGGCGGTGGAGATGGTGAACCAAATTGCAAGGGAGCAGCCTGAGCAGGGGCTCACCCCCATGCAGTGGGGCGACGACTTCGGCGCCCCCCACGAGGCCGCCCTCACCAGCCGCTTCGACCGGCCCATCTTCGTCGAAAAGTACCCCGCTGCCGTGAAGGCCTTCTACATGCAGCCCGACGACGAAGACCCCCGGCTGGTCAAAAACGCCGACATGCTGGCGCCCGAGGGCGTGGGCGAGATCATCGGCGGCAGCCAGCGCATCCACGACCCCGAGCTGTTGCGGCAGAAGATCCGCGAGCACGGCCTGCCCGAAGAGGTCTTCGACTGGTATATGGACCTGCGACTCTTCGGCACGGTGCCTCACTCAGGCTTCGGAATCGGGCTCGAGCGCACCGTACGCTGGATTTGCGGCATCGAGCACATCCGCGAGGCGATTCCCTTCCCCCGAATGTACACCCGTATGCGGCCATGA
- a CDS encoding alpha-ketoacid dehydrogenase subunit beta, with protein MIVERGTRVINLVQAVNEALDLALERDPRVVLFGEDVGKMGGVFRASDGLQPKYGEKRVFDTPLAESGIVGFAIGMAMAGLRPVAEIQFAGFLYPALDQILSHLGRMRHRTRGRFTIPLVIRAPYGGGVKTPEQHADSPEAILCHVPGVKVIIPSSPERAKGLLLAAIEDPDPVFFLEAIKLYRGVKAEVPEGYYTLPIGKARVVREGNAATLIAYGGMVEVCQKAAEVAAHEGVELEVIDAETLVPLDTPTLVESVAKTGRAVVVYEAMRTGGFGAEIAARLAEEALDYLEAPVVRVAGWDAPYPPFSAVENFYRPDAKRVLEAVRRVLMY; from the coding sequence ATGATCGTCGAGCGCGGCACCCGCGTGATCAACCTGGTCCAGGCGGTAAACGAGGCACTGGACTTAGCCCTAGAGCGCGACCCGCGGGTGGTGCTCTTCGGCGAGGACGTGGGCAAGATGGGCGGGGTGTTCCGGGCCTCCGACGGCCTGCAGCCCAAGTACGGCGAGAAGCGCGTCTTCGACACCCCGCTGGCCGAGAGCGGAATCGTGGGCTTCGCCATCGGCATGGCCATGGCTGGCCTGCGCCCGGTGGCCGAGATTCAGTTCGCGGGCTTCCTCTACCCCGCCCTCGATCAGATCCTCTCGCACCTCGGGCGCATGCGCCACCGCACCCGGGGCCGCTTCACCATCCCGCTGGTGATCCGCGCACCCTATGGCGGCGGGGTCAAGACCCCCGAGCAGCACGCCGACAGCCCCGAGGCCATCCTCTGCCACGTCCCCGGCGTCAAGGTGATCATCCCCAGCAGCCCCGAGCGGGCCAAGGGCTTGCTGCTGGCGGCCATCGAGGACCCCGACCCGGTGTTCTTCCTCGAGGCCATCAAGCTCTACCGCGGCGTGAAGGCCGAGGTGCCCGAGGGCTACTACACCTTGCCCATCGGCAAGGCCCGCGTGGTGCGCGAGGGGAATGCCGCGACGCTGATCGCCTACGGCGGCATGGTCGAGGTGTGCCAGAAAGCCGCCGAGGTGGCCGCGCATGAGGGGGTGGAACTCGAGGTCATCGACGCGGAAACCCTGGTCCCGCTCGATACCCCGACGCTGGTGGAGTCGGTGGCCAAGACGGGCCGCGCCGTGGTGGTCTACGAGGCCATGCGCACCGGCGGCTTCGGCGCGGAGATCGCGGCCCGCCTGGCCGAGGAGGCCTTGGACTACCTCGAGGCCCCCGTCGTCCGCGTGGCCGGCTGGGACGCGCCCTACCCCCCCTTCAGCGCGGTGGAGAACTTCTACCGACCCGATGCTAAGAGGGTGCTCGAGGCGGTGCGAAGGGTGCTGATGTACTGA